Within the bacterium genome, the region TGGGTAGGTATTTGGGCGCGTCCTGCAAGCTGTGCAGGCGAGAGAACGAGAAGCTCTTTTTGAAGGGTGAGCGTTGTACTTCTGCTAAGTGCGCGCTTGGCAGGCACA harbors:
- a CDS encoding 30S ribosomal protein S4; translation: MGRYLGASCKLCRRENEKLFLKGERCTSAKCALGRH